The Xanthomonas sp. CFBP 8443 genome has a window encoding:
- a CDS encoding class 1 fructose-bisphosphatase, with amino-acid sequence MSRTSLTRFLIEEQHAGRIGPELRQLITIVSRACKRISIAVSKGALGGVLGDAGTGNVQGEAQKKLDVLSNDILLEANAWGGHLAACASEEMDHSQPVPDKYPSGDFLLLFDPLDGSSNIDVNVSVGTIFSVLRAPPGTDKPGDEHFLQPGTAQVAAGYCIYGPSTMLVLTLGHGTHAFTLEREEGSFLLTQADMRIPEDTAEFAINMSNQRHWEAPMQRYVTDLLAGNEGARGKNFNMRWIASMVADVHRILTRGGIFIYPWDKKDPGKAGKLRLMYEANPMGLLVEQAGGAASTGRARILDLQPEQLHQRVPVFLGSKNEVAEAVRYHVEHDDARG; translated from the coding sequence ATGTCGCGAACCTCGCTGACCCGCTTCCTGATCGAAGAACAGCACGCCGGCCGCATCGGCCCGGAACTGCGCCAGCTCATCACCATCGTGTCGCGCGCGTGCAAGCGCATCTCCATCGCGGTCAGCAAGGGCGCCCTGGGCGGCGTGCTCGGCGACGCCGGCACCGGCAACGTGCAGGGCGAGGCGCAGAAGAAGCTCGACGTGCTCAGCAACGACATCCTGCTCGAAGCCAACGCCTGGGGCGGGCATCTGGCGGCGTGCGCGTCGGAGGAAATGGACCACAGCCAGCCGGTGCCCGACAAATATCCCAGCGGCGATTTCCTGCTGCTGTTCGATCCGCTGGACGGCAGCTCCAACATCGACGTCAACGTCTCCGTCGGCACCATCTTCTCGGTGCTGCGCGCACCGCCCGGCACCGACAAGCCCGGCGACGAACACTTCCTGCAGCCGGGCACCGCCCAGGTCGCCGCCGGCTACTGCATCTACGGCCCCAGCACGATGCTGGTGCTGACCCTGGGCCACGGCACCCACGCCTTCACCCTGGAGCGCGAGGAAGGCAGCTTCCTGCTCACCCAGGCCGACATGCGCATCCCCGAGGACACCGCCGAGTTCGCGATCAACATGTCCAACCAGCGCCACTGGGAAGCGCCGATGCAGCGCTACGTCACCGACCTGCTCGCCGGCAACGAAGGCGCGCGCGGCAAGAACTTCAACATGCGCTGGATCGCCAGCATGGTCGCCGACGTGCACCGCATCCTGACCCGCGGCGGCATCTTCATCTATCCCTGGGACAAGAAGGATCCGGGCAAGGCCGGCAAGCTGCGCCTGATGTACGAAGCCAACCCGATGGGCCTGCTGGTCGAACAGGCCGGCGGCGCCGCCAGCACCGGCCGCGCGCGCATTCTCGACCTGCAGCCCGAGCAACTGCACCAGCGCGTGCCGGTGTTCCTCGGCTCGAAAAACGAAGTGGCCGAAGCGGTGCGGTACCATGTGGAACACGACGACGCACGGGGCTAG
- a CDS encoding amino acid aminotransferase: MSFFANVEQVPGDPILGLTEAYNADSRPTKVNLGVGIYYDESGRIPLLRAVQQIERQLAQDAKPRGYLPIDGLPAYDLATQKLLFGADSPLLAAGRVATSQTIGGSGALRVGADLLKKLLSTSTIAISNPSWENHRAVFSAAGFDVVEYTYFDAATHGLNFDGMLADLNKLEPGTVVLLHACCHNPTGADLTQEQWRTVAALLKERNLFPFVDIAYQGFDKGIDEDAYAVRLLAEAGVDSYVVASSYSKSFSLYGERVGALSVVSATAAESKAVQSQVKRIIRTIYSSPSTHGAALVAGVLNSPELRAMWEQELTEMRERIHALRAGMVQKLAALGAPEFGFIQQQAGMFSYSGLSKAQVDRLRDEFGIYAVGTGRICVAALSQNNLDYVTQAVAAVHKG; the protein is encoded by the coding sequence GTGTCCTTCTTTGCAAACGTGGAACAGGTCCCAGGCGACCCGATCCTGGGCCTGACCGAGGCCTACAACGCCGATTCGCGCCCGACCAAGGTCAACCTGGGCGTGGGCATCTATTACGACGAGAGCGGCCGCATCCCGCTGCTGCGCGCCGTCCAGCAGATCGAGCGGCAGCTGGCGCAGGACGCCAAGCCGCGCGGCTACCTGCCGATCGACGGCCTGCCGGCGTACGACCTGGCCACGCAGAAACTGCTGTTCGGCGCCGACTCGCCGCTGCTGGCCGCCGGCCGCGTCGCCACCTCGCAGACCATCGGCGGCAGCGGCGCGCTGCGCGTGGGCGCGGACCTGCTGAAGAAGCTGCTGTCCACCTCGACCATCGCCATCAGCAATCCGAGCTGGGAGAACCACCGCGCGGTGTTCTCGGCCGCCGGCTTCGACGTGGTCGAGTACACCTATTTCGACGCGGCCACGCACGGCCTGAACTTCGACGGCATGCTCGCCGACCTGAACAAGCTCGAGCCGGGCACCGTGGTGCTGCTGCACGCCTGCTGCCACAACCCGACCGGCGCCGACCTGACCCAGGAACAGTGGCGCACCGTCGCCGCGCTGCTGAAGGAACGCAACCTGTTCCCGTTCGTCGACATCGCCTACCAGGGCTTCGACAAGGGCATCGACGAGGACGCCTACGCGGTGCGCCTGCTGGCCGAGGCCGGCGTGGACAGCTACGTGGTCGCCAGCTCGTACTCCAAGTCGTTCTCGCTGTATGGCGAGCGCGTCGGCGCGCTGTCGGTGGTCTCGGCCACCGCGGCCGAGAGCAAGGCGGTGCAGTCGCAGGTCAAGCGCATCATCCGCACCATCTACTCCAGCCCGTCCACGCACGGCGCCGCGCTGGTGGCCGGGGTGCTCAACAGCCCCGAGCTGCGCGCGATGTGGGAGCAGGAACTGACCGAGATGCGCGAGCGCATCCACGCGCTGCGCGCCGGCATGGTGCAGAAGCTGGCCGCCCTCGGCGCGCCGGAGTTTGGCTTCATCCAGCAGCAGGCCGGCATGTTCTCGTACTCGGGCCTGAGCAAGGCGCAGGTGGACCGGCTGCGCGACGAGTTCGGCATCTACGCGGTCGGCACCGGCCGCATCTGCGTGGCCGCGCTGAGCCAGAACAACCTGGACTACGTGACCCAGGCCGTGGCCGCCGTGCACAAGGGCTGA
- a CDS encoding TonB-dependent receptor, which translates to MPNRHPLALLCGLCALGLSPVVRAAEADADPATLPVVQVQAARVGGVDDFDLPASLTSIGLGDSDRTGVQVSEALSGVPGLLARDRQNYAQDTQLSIRGFGARSAFGVRGVRLLLDGIPATMPDGQGQLSHFNLLGAERIEVLRGPFSALYGNSSGGVVQLWSGDGQPDDPWRLRSTVGSNGTFSTGAQLQGQQGNVHYNVAATHFRTDGYRDHSQARRESINAKFGFDLAPGRRLDLVLNYLDAPWAQDPLGLTRAQFDADPQQATAVATQFDTRKSTRQAQAGAIFTQQVDQQTWRLMGYAGRRDVQQYLAVPVAVQANPLHAGGLIDLDGDYGGIDARWAWQGELGGRPFQFTVGANADRQKQHRTGYENFVGSTLGVKGRLRRDQEDQVQNVDQFAQAWWQFGARWSLLAGLRHSQVRFRSDDDYVVGRNPDDSGRTDYSATTPVAGVVFRASDDLRFYASAGRGFETPTFNELGYRNDGGAGLALDLSAARSENMELGMKWRDQAGAAWEAALFRANTDDELAVASNTNGRSTYRNIGRTRRQGAEASYLLPLGDTAQLQLSYTWLQATVRQAYLTCASSGCATPTAVVAAGARLPGVPRQQLFARWQWQPRVWQFAVEGVAAGDTVANDLATATAPGYALLNLEASRRWNTAHGVLRTFARIDNALDHAYIGSVIVNDGNGRYYEPGPDRGYTVGVQWDFAH; encoded by the coding sequence ATGCCCAATCGCCATCCCCTCGCCCTGCTCTGCGGCCTCTGCGCCCTGGGGCTGTCGCCCGTCGTCCGCGCTGCCGAGGCCGACGCCGATCCCGCCACCTTGCCGGTCGTGCAGGTCCAGGCCGCGCGGGTCGGCGGCGTGGACGATTTCGACCTGCCGGCCTCGTTGACCTCGATCGGCTTGGGCGACAGCGACCGCACCGGCGTGCAGGTGTCCGAGGCCCTGTCCGGCGTGCCCGGGCTGCTGGCGCGCGACCGCCAGAACTACGCGCAGGACACCCAGCTGTCGATCCGCGGATTCGGCGCGCGCTCGGCGTTCGGCGTGCGCGGCGTGCGCCTGCTGCTGGACGGCATCCCGGCGACGATGCCGGACGGCCAGGGCCAGCTGTCGCACTTCAACCTGCTGGGCGCCGAGCGCATCGAGGTGCTGCGCGGCCCGTTCTCGGCGCTGTACGGCAATTCCTCGGGCGGTGTGGTGCAGCTGTGGAGCGGCGACGGCCAGCCGGACGATCCGTGGCGGCTGCGCAGCACCGTCGGCAGCAACGGCACGTTCAGCACCGGTGCGCAGCTGCAGGGCCAGCAAGGCAACGTGCACTACAACGTCGCCGCCACCCACTTCCGCACCGACGGCTACCGCGACCACAGCCAGGCGCGGCGCGAATCGATCAACGCCAAGTTCGGCTTCGACCTGGCCCCGGGGCGGCGCCTGGACCTGGTGCTGAACTACCTGGACGCGCCGTGGGCGCAGGATCCGCTGGGCCTGACCCGCGCCCAGTTCGATGCCGATCCGCAGCAGGCCACGGCCGTGGCGACCCAGTTCGATACGCGCAAGTCCACGCGCCAGGCGCAGGCCGGGGCGATCTTCACCCAGCAGGTGGACCAGCAGACCTGGCGGCTGATGGGCTACGCCGGGCGCCGCGACGTGCAGCAGTACCTGGCGGTGCCGGTGGCGGTGCAGGCCAATCCGCTGCACGCCGGCGGGCTGATCGACCTGGATGGCGACTACGGCGGCATCGATGCGCGCTGGGCCTGGCAGGGCGAACTGGGCGGGCGGCCGTTCCAGTTCACCGTCGGCGCCAACGCCGACCGCCAGAAGCAGCACCGTACCGGCTACGAGAACTTCGTCGGCAGCACGCTGGGGGTGAAGGGACGGCTGCGCCGCGACCAGGAAGATCAGGTGCAGAACGTGGACCAGTTCGCGCAGGCCTGGTGGCAGTTCGGCGCGCGCTGGTCGCTGCTGGCCGGGCTGCGCCACAGCCAGGTGCGGTTCCGCTCGGACGATGACTACGTCGTCGGCCGCAATCCCGACGACAGCGGCCGCACCGACTACTCGGCGACCACGCCGGTGGCCGGGGTGGTGTTCCGCGCCAGCGACGACCTGCGCTTCTACGCCTCGGCCGGCCGCGGCTTCGAGACGCCGACCTTCAACGAACTGGGCTACCGCAACGACGGCGGCGCCGGCCTGGCGCTGGACCTGTCCGCGGCCAGGAGCGAAAACATGGAACTCGGCATGAAATGGCGCGACCAGGCCGGTGCGGCCTGGGAAGCGGCGCTGTTCCGCGCCAACACCGACGACGAACTGGCGGTGGCCAGCAACACCAACGGCCGCAGCACCTACCGCAACATCGGCCGCACCCGCCGCCAGGGCGCCGAAGCCAGCTACCTGCTGCCGCTGGGCGATACCGCGCAGTTGCAGCTGTCCTACACCTGGCTGCAGGCGACCGTGCGCCAGGCTTACCTGACCTGCGCCAGCAGCGGCTGCGCCACGCCGACCGCGGTGGTGGCGGCCGGTGCGCGTCTGCCCGGCGTACCGCGCCAGCAGTTGTTCGCGCGCTGGCAGTGGCAGCCGCGGGTGTGGCAGTTCGCGGTCGAAGGCGTGGCCGCCGGCGACACCGTGGCCAACGACCTGGCCACCGCGACCGCCCCCGGCTACGCGCTGCTGAACCTGGAAGCCTCGCGCCGCTGGAACACCGCGCACGGCGTGCTGCGCACCTTCGCGCGCATCGACAACGCGCTCGATCACGCCTACATCGGCTCGGTCATCGTCAACGACGGCAATGGCCGCTACTACGAGCCGGGTCCGGACCGCGGCTATACCGTCGGCGTGCAATGGGATTTCGCACACTGA